The following coding sequences are from one Lolium rigidum isolate FL_2022 chromosome 6, APGP_CSIRO_Lrig_0.1, whole genome shotgun sequence window:
- the LOC124664849 gene encoding uncharacterized protein LOC124664849 produces MGECYKISSIITDVFITKGWYYISCKEYWKMVTLEDGVYKCPWCPTVIHLPRYRLIVGAVDTGSTDPLAAKFTDLYLFGPREETVVQKEDLHLFGPPEETVVRKEALLLVSSVQIVEPIVHANVVLREGVNCSAVGQDNVGIPAPETPKHVPDPAETSTLPLFMDLTPQTARNIFSFRY; encoded by the exons ATG GGTGAGTGTTATAAGATATCCAGTATAATTACCGATGTTTTCATAACCAAGGGTTGGTATTATATAAGCTGCAAAGAATATTGGAAAATGGTTACTTTAGAGGATGGAGTATACAAATGTCCTTGGTGTCCCACTGTTATACATCTGCCCAG GTATAGGCTCATTGTTGGAGCAGTTGACACTGGTTCTACAGATCCTCTCGCTGCCAAATTTACGGACCTTTATTTGTTTGGGCCTCGTGAGGAAACGGTCGTCCAAAAAGAGGATCTTCATTTGTTTGGACCTCCTGAGGAAACTGTCGTCCGAAAAGAGGCGTTGCTGCTTGTGTCAAGT GTACAAATTGTTGAGCCGATTGTCCATGCCAATGTTGTCTTGCGAGAGGGAGTGAATTGTTCAGCTGTAGGTCAGGACAATGTTGGCATCCCTGCTCCTGAAACCCCAAAGCATGTTCCAGATCCTGCTGAGACATCAACTCTGCCACTGTTCATGGATCTCACGCCACAGACTGCACGCAACATATTCAGCTTCCGTTATTGA